A window of Mus musculus strain C57BL/6J chromosome 3, GRCm38.p6 C57BL/6J genomic DNA:
CCCTGAGGGGAGGGGTACCAAAGCATCCATGACAACTTGGTTTGACAAGGACAACTATCTTACATCCGCTCTGTTTTTGCTCCTCCAGGCTGAGTCAGGCCAGCTGATGGATTGCCTAGTCTATCCAATAGGATAACACTTTGTTGGATCGAAATTCCTTACGTACGCACATCTATGTATTCCGTTTGCAGAGTTTCacaacatgaaactaaattacaACCCAGTGTGTTTTGACTGAGACCTCAGTTTGATTTTACTATGAAGAGTTGTTCTTTAAATGCTTGGTCTGAAGAGGTTTTACATGATATTCATAGATTTTCAGAGCAGGCCCCAGTTTTAGCTGAAGTCCTGTCAACACGTCATTTCTCGTCATCAAGAGCAGGGATTTTCCATCAATTTCCTAGAAGGGAAACAGAGGGGAAAGCCAGTGTGTGAGTAAGCCCAGGCACTCTGGGGGAATGGAGGAGATAAAGGGAAGGCTGAAGTCACACCACTTGCCCCTCGACTAAAACTACTGTCGTGGTGTCAAAATGCAATCTTCTATCGtatcttccattttctctttccgTTTTGAGATTAAAGCACAACTTGTAGCCGATATTGTTTTCAAGACCCTATTACAAATCTTAAGAAACTCAGGGGCAAGTTTAAAACAGTGCTACCCATCTCAGGGAGCAGAGGTTGCTTCCGAAAGAGATACAGACATGCTCCAACCATAACATACATGAAAAGTTGCTAGAATTCCCTATATACTTTATGTGTCAAAACCACTGTATAAATTACAACAGGCAGAGATTATCATTCTTAGTttacagaccaaaaaaaaaaaaaaaaaaaaaaaaggatacagcAAGAAGTCTACTGGCCTGAGACAAAAAGAATCAGGAAAGAGGGACGTGAGACCCAAACTCTTGTCTGTCCACATCCTTTGTATACTTTCctgctgtctccctctctcccggCTCCTCTCTCTACTGTTTTTGGGGATGTTGGGGGGGAAGCACGCTAGGTCAGCACTCTACCCCCAAACCCTTCTCCTAGCCCACTCCTACTTAATGCACAATTAAAGATTGTTATCAAGTCTTGTGTCTGACTGGGAGGTTTCTGGAACTCTTGCCAATTGTAATATCAGGGAATAATAACCGTGGCCCATCCAGTGGGAGAGTCTTTCTTCTGGTTACACCTCTTTCTGAACACCGCACTCTGCAAGCTGAGGCTCCTTACCATGCTTCCTCTGACCAGATCAAGGGTGTGAGCACCAGGACCCGGCCAGCTGCCCGTCCCTTTCCGCCGGTGCTTTAGACTCTACCAGGCAGGTCCGTCTGGCATTGTAGGGACTACAAAGGATGAGAATAAAGTGGGCTTCTGGGAAAGAGATGAAGGCTGTAAACGGAGAGGGGGCTTTGAATTTACAGAGCGGAAGCTTCGTGCTGTCTGTGGACCTGCCTTTATTATTGTTGGCTTGTGGAAGTCTCATGTCTCTTAAGGCAGAGATGGTCCTTAGGAGGCAGGGGTCAGATGTGCTTAAGTTTTGTTCATCGTTTTGCCTGAGTACTGGACTGATCTGGGCTGAAGACGCAAGGACCCTGAAGTGGCTACTTAAAACTGCGACCCTGTTTACTCCTGCGCCTAGGGAGGCCATTGCTCCTAACTCTCACTGACCTTGTCAGGCTGTGGAGAGGATGTGTTGGTTTCCAAGAGTGTGGAGAAATTGCACCAGGTCGAGGGTGGAGAACCTCCCACTCTGCAgccctttcttctgtctcctgggaGATGTGGGGACTCGGGGTTCCCAGGTTTCCATGCTCCCCGCTACATGTGCTCCTTCAGCTGAGTGACACCTGCCTGTCATTGTCCCCTACCTTGCTCTCCATACCTCAGGGGACATGTCCGTCACTGTcaccacaccagaagagggaactgcTACTTGTGGCCCTACAGTGCTTTTCATTTGGGGGAACGTttactcttttctttattttccagcTACTAAACCATCTGCTGACGTGTGCGAGACAGCCACCGCGCAGGACAAAGCAGCTACTTCAGGGCAGAGTTGAGCATTACACACAGACCCAGGAATTGACTCTAATACTAAAGCTGGTACCTCACGCTGCAGTTGGTGGCTATGACTGCCCATCAATGAGATGTGCAAACGTTCCAGCCACCTGTTAACTATTTTGAGGTGAACTTACTTGAGAAGAGTTGTTGTCCCTACTGAATCCCAGGAGCAGAGCAGAAGGTGATACGCGATGGCAGCAGAACCCAGGACACTGTGTTCCCAAGGTGGAACCCAAGACTGTGTTCTCAAGGTGGAATCCACGACACTGTATTCCCACAGTGGAATCCAGGACACTGTGCGACCATAGAATTCTAAAGTTTGGTGGCCTCAGCGttcatttccgcctctgctctggATAAGGTGCGCTCgactgggaacccctgtggagcTAAACCTTACCTGCTAACTAAGACACATCCCTCTATCTTTCAAACAGGCCCCTCTGTTTTCAGACCCTGTTTTCAGTTCTACACACGCAGACTTCCTTCACTAACTGAAAGTAAATCGTGGACAGAAGAAACCAGGGACAGTCAAGCATCCCTCTGTGACTCGGCGTTCCTGCCGAGTGTGTCTGTGAGGTCTAGATTTTACTTGAGAAAAAATGGAAAGTCATGTTTTATGTTCCAATTTGATGCCTTCTCTGCTGTCCCGCAGGCATTACGGCTCACAGAGGAAGTGTATTGGAAGCATCCATCTGGATACGTCACTGTGTAAGTGTTGAAACGCATTGGCATCAACTCCCACACTTTCCCCTTGACTCCCAACTCTCACAGCTCAGACACGGAATGTAGTACCAGGTGCTTGTGAGCTTTGGGTCAGGCAGTCGGCCATCTGAATCCAATCCCCAGCAGCAGGGGATTCTGTTCAGTCTGAGCTACGTATTCACATGCATTTTGCATACGTACGCAGAGTGCACCCAGCAGCCTGATACCCTCATCTGTGGGTACTAAGCACTTATGCTCTTTTCTGAATACGGTACCTAGCAACATGTGAGCAACCTTGGGCCACCAGTTGCACATACGAGCCCCACTCCAAAGCAAGGGACATTTATCCTCCCCTTTGTAAATGAGAGGCACCGATAGAAAGCAGTGTGATCTGAGCCCAGGTCCGATCTCAGCTTCCTTTCTGCATCACTGCCAGGGGGGATGTATTCCCACTCGGGGAGAGAAAATTCACCAAGACTAAAATTTTCAAGAACTGCATAAAACATGCTCCTCATCAAAATCGCACATACGGGGAAGTCCCTTGGTTAGAACAGCTAATAATCTGTTATTTAACTTCCATAACAGACTGAAGTTGCAAATGAAGCCCACATTTTGCCAAGCAGCCATGACTGTACTATGGCATCATCCATAGCTTTCCTGAGGAGGAGGAACTCGCCCCATCCCGGCAGCTCATTGCTACAGACTGAAGGGGTGAAATGCCACCAGTCGACTCCAGCTCAGAGGGACAAACAATCAACCCAAGATTTTGTACATGATTAAAGCCAGAACAAAGAGACAATTCATTCACAGGCTGGGATTTCCGAGTTTCTAGGCAAGCATCTGCTGGCTTCACGGTGTTACAGGGTTCCTGTCTTCATGGTTAAGCAAACACCACATTCCTGTTGGGTCAGAAAGTTAAAATGTTTCTCTAATTTGAAAGTTCCAACAAGTACTGACTCATTCCAGCAAGGCATAGAGAAGACAGGACTGAACTCCCGGTGGAGACAAGGGGGTCCCGGACTTACAAATCAAGGAGACAGAGTGGTCACTACTTCACTGGGTAATAGGCAGGGCCTAATACGAATCTCTTTAAGCCTGGTTTCCTCACCTGTTAGATGAGGAGAGCAGCAACCTGATTGCACCTGGCTGGATTCAGAGACCATCTACTGAGTATCGAACACATGACATGCAGATAAACCCTTAACCCAGTacttctcactgtctctgtcagCATTAATCTACGGTGGAGGACATGCCTCAATTTGGACTTGATCATGATATGAACCATGGGAAActcttggggagagagagagaagacacaaaAAGAGGTTCAGGGAAAGGACAGGAACAGTCAAAAGGAGGAGGCCTCTGTGTGGGAAACAGCAAGGGCAGAGCACCGCGAGTCTGCTTTTCACTGTGGCGTGGGATCCAGCCCCCACACCCTGACTGAGGGAAGAAAGCTCAGTTTTGAGAAGAGTCTGGAAGGTCAGCTCTGCTCCTCACAGGTTCTCTGTGTTAACATCTGACCCACGACTCCCCTCCACAGTGGAGAGAGCTTTGAGCTAACCAGCCCTCTGTCTATGCCATTCCCCCTCAGATTTCTACTGTTTCCAACAGGCATCAAGACACACAAATCTCATTTGCAATTCCTGGTGAAGAAGACAATGGCAGGTCCTTACCAACCACGTGAAGGATTGTGACGAAATAGCCGTTCGTTCTCTATTTTCTTTGGTCCTCGAATGTTCTCTACAACTCTCTTTGTGACAACTCTCTTACCATTCACTGTCTTGCTACAAGTGGTGACCAGTCTGAACTTTCCCATTCCTTGGCTTATATATGGTACAAATGTTTCAGGGTCATCAGAATAAGACCTGGATTCATGGGACACAAACGTAGAAAATCCTGTGTCCATGATGGGGGTGACAGTAAAGAATGGGGAAGAGGCTCTTCTGGACCCAGTAATGGGACCTGAGAACAAACAGTCTCCTGAGAAAAGGTCTTCATCTTCAGTGACCTTCTGGAAGGTGTGGCGTGGCCTCCGAGAGCATATTTTTTCTTCCCAATCGGTTTCATCTCTGCTGTCGTTAACTCTGATGGTCTCCCCTTTGTCatggccatcacctctgatttcCCCTTTGTTTCGGTTCCATCGGGACCTGTCGTAATCCTTTCGCTTCTTGGCATCAGATAAGATGTGATAGGCTTCTGCTACTTGTTTGAATTTCTCCTCAGCTGCTTCCTTGTCTCCTGGGTTCTTGTCTGGGTGTACCTGCAGAGCCAGCTGATGGAAAGCTCTCTTGATATCTGAGGACGACGCATTCCGTGGCACCCCTAGTACTTTGTAATAGTTCACCATGTTTCTTTAAACAGCCTTGTCCCACTGAGATGCAGGGTTGAGATTTTGAAGAATTTCCATACAACTTCAGAAAGGAAGATGGTCACTTATTCAAGTTTAcagttttgaatttcctcacATGGTTTTTGGGGTGAAGCCTCTTCTGGTGGAGAAATTCCTCTTCAGCGAATTGAACCTTCACACGCTACCACACCCCTGTCCTGCCTTTGGTCACTGTGGGCTGTGACTATGAGGTCATCACTTTAGCATCTCCCAGACTCTCAGCTGAGGTTCTGCCTGCCTTGTTTCCATAGTGGTGGGGAATCGGAGGTGGCCACTATAAAAACTGGAAAGACCTTCTCTGTTTCAAagacaaacatgcacacaatCAACAAACACCCAGTGTCTTGTCAACAGAGAGAAGCCATTTGTGTAGCTTAAAAAGCATttgccttgtttgtttttaacagccACAAGCCAGCAGACCCAACATCCAGTTTGGGTTACTAAGGGAGCAGATGTTTttagtgccctcttctgtgtcACTGGGACTTGCCTTTGTggtatttaaaatgattttattttacttttttatgtgtctgtgtgttttgcctgcatgtatgtctgtgtattgcTTGTGTGCAGTGCTGGGTGCCATTTGCCTGCAGTCTCTGCAGCGGCTACAAGAGGGTATCGGatcgcctggaactggagtacgcacagttgtgagccatcatgtgggtacagagacttgaacctgggtcctctggaagagcagccagtgttctttatTGCTGAGCCAGCTTTTTAGCCCCTGCCCTTTGTCATTTATCATTCCCACTGTCACGATGGGGATGATGGGTTGGGGGTTGtcataatattttaaatcatatatacatttctgatgaaagaaaaaaatccgtTCATCAAGCAAGAAAACTGGATCAGAGATGACTCTAGGTATGATTGTCAATGGACACATTGTTAATGAACACATTGTTAATGGGAACGGCCACCCACTGAAGCTGGGCTGACTGTACTCGGAGCCAGGGAGCCGAGCCAAAGCATGTAGTCCTGAGCATGGATCCCATGTGGTCATCAAAGAACACATTGTTAATGGAAGTTGACTCCTCATTCAGTACATACTAATCTATCTATCAGTGTGAACCTTTTGATCTCGGAATTTAAACTAAACTAAGTAGCAATATCAAAaccacaaatatttttttaaaggcaatggCATTGGGCCTAGCAAGACAAGGGCATTCACTAACTGCCTTGACCTCTTCCTTGTTGCTATAGCAAAATGCCCCACATGTACGATTGTGTACTGCTTGTGTGCAGTGCTGTGTACCATTTGCATGCAGTCTCTGCAGAGGCTACAAGAGGCTACGAGGAGAAAGGGCTTACTCTGGCCCCTGTTCAAGGTGTCTATCATGGTGGCTGAGTCAAGGCAGTAGACCTTGAAGCAGATGACCACATGGGATCCAAGGTCAGGGCTACATGCTTTGGCTCGGCTCCCTGGTTCCATGTACAGACAGCTCGGCTTCATTGAGTGGCTCTTCCCATGTCAGTTAATAcgggaggggcagaggggagagggagggagagaggggaggggttgGAGGTGTACCTCTTGCAGGTAGACTATGTTGCCACCTGCTTGAGGCcttcttgttcttccttctccCATTAGCATCAGTGACCAGAGGATATTGAGAACTGCCGCCATGAATGACATAGGCTCTCTCCCCTGGACTTGTGAATAGAGTGAAGCAAACCGTTTCTATCGCTCTCCTCAGACTGTTGCTCTGAGGAAGAGGCAACTATGCGCTCCGCCATGCTCTCACCTGTTTGCCACAGTGGTCTCCTTACACTGAGAACCTACTCCTGACATGCCAGCAGCTCAACAAGCCCCTCcctgtcttctctccctcttacAAGTCTACCTTTCATTTCAGTGCTCTGTTCTGCAGTGTTACAAGACCCTTCAATCCTATGTGAGGCCCATGGTTGACAGGGGAGCCATTCTTCCACTAGTCCTTACAACACAGCCTGCAGACTAACAGACTTCTTGTTCCCATGCCACGAGCACCCAAGCCAGGGGAGCCTGTGATTTTGTGTCTTTGATTCACTGCTGCTGACAATAAcggaacaaaaccccaaacatgACACAGCCCACTGTCACAACCATAGCAGGGTAGGTCCAACATCGAGGCAGAATTTATCTTTCCCCATCTCCCTTTCCATTCTCCTTGATGGTCATTTTTAACTATTACTACTATTGTCCTGTTTCTAATTAAACCTCTGCCCCCCTTCGATCTAAGtggaacaaacaagcaaacaaaaacagaaaacaaaaagagaaactgGCAGGAATTTCCTAAATGTCTCCCCCAAAACAGAGCGCATTGGGTCCTCCAAGGAA
This region includes:
- the 4930503B20Rik gene encoding DnaJ domain-containing protein isoform X1, yielding MVNYYKVLGVPRNASSSDIKRAFHQLALQVHPDKNPGDKEAAEEKFKQVAEAYHILSDAKKRKDYDRSRWNRNKGEIRGDGHDKGETIRVNDSRDETDWEEKICSRRPRHTFQKVTEDEDLFSGDCLFSGPITGSRRASSPFFTVTPIMDTGFSTFVSHESRSYSDDPETFVPYISQGMGKFRLVTTCSKTVNGKRVVTKRVVENIRGPKKIENERLFRHNPSRGWNVVFA
- the 4930503B20Rik gene encoding sterile alpha motif domain-containing protein 13 isoform X3 — translated: MENGRPPDPADWAVTDVVNYFRTAGFEEQACAFQEQEIDGKSLLLMTRNDVLTGLQLKLGPALKIYEYHVKPLQTKHLKNNSS
- the 4930503B20Rik gene encoding DnaJ domain-containing protein isoform 3 (isoform 3 is encoded by transcript variant 3), with protein sequence MVNYYKVLGVPRNASSSDIKRAFHQLALQVHPDKNPGDKEAAEEKFKQVAEAYHILSDAKKRKDYDRSRWNRNKGEIRGDGHDKGETIRVNDSRDETDWEEKICSRRPRHTFQKVTEDEDLFSGDCLFSGPITGSRRASSPFFTVTPIMDTGFSTFVSHESRSYSDDPETFVPYISQGMGKFRLVTTCSKTVNGKRVVTKRVVENIRGPKKIENERLFRHNPSRGWKLMENPCS